The genomic region ATGGCATCAATAATTCCATACCTGTCGATGAGAAGCAGGATTTGCGAGGTGAAAGCCTCTGATCGGAGGACGTATCCAACAACCCCGCCTGTGGTGATCGCGGCCATATTTTTCTTGATACCATGGTGTGTTCCTCGATTTATTGTGACGGACTGATGGTCAGCTAAAAGGTCCCGTCCCACAACCTTTGCGGCCAAAAGATCCATTTTGGTTTCTTTTTTGAAAGACAATAGGTCCACAAGCCGTTGATTTTCCATTTTCAGTTCGGTCAAGGCGCCCAACTGCGCACGCAACTCAGCATTTTCATCAAGCAGGACTCGGTTCTTTGTTTTGACGTCAATGAGGTTGATGTACATTGCAGTCGTCCCGCGAATCCCCGAGCTAAAGGATGAAAACGTATTCTGTACGACCCCGGCCACGAAGGTAAACGGGCGCGCATACCAAGGAACTTCATCTGTCGACTCCCGTTGTAAATTGGTTATCAAAAGAGGAAAGCCAACAATCCCCAAGATCAAAAGAAATTTACGCAAATCAATTGAGAAAAAATTCAAGGTAGACTCCCCTCGGTGCCTAAAATATCAAATGCCAGGGATCATTCCAACAATCTCCTTGAAAAAGACCAGAAAAATAGTGAAGCTACCGAAATTGTCGGAAGGAGCCCACATTATGAAGAATCTTTTAGATAAGTTGCGCCATCCAGGTCGTACAAAAAGCATCGTGGCCTATATTCTATTTGGCGCTATTATCGTTGTTTTTGTTTTTTTCTTTCAATCGGGTCCACTCAGAGATATGGGAGGCGGAGGCTCTGCGGCAATCGTCAACGACCAGGTGATTCCACTCAGTGATTTTAGAATGAGAGTGCAGAGGCAGGAAGAGCAGTTGAAGATGCGAATGGACGGGCTTCCTGATTCTCAGCGTCAACTGTTTTCTGATGCTATTCGGCGTCGAGCGATGGACGATCTAGTAATGGCTGAGGTGCTTGCGCAGAGCGCTCATCAGTTTGGTTTTTCCGCTTCAGATAGTGAGGTTCGTGACCGTATTCTTGAGATTCCGCAATTTCAGGTTGAGGGAAGGTTTCGTCGAGATCGATATGAGGATCTCTTAAAGGCCAACCACCTGAATACCCGCGAATTTGAAGAAAAAATTCGCAAGGATGTCATGAGCCAGAAGGTTCAGGTTTCTTTTTCTCGGGCACTTTATCCCACCTTAGATGAATTAGAAAAAGAAAAGCGGCTGAGAGAACTTCAATTAAATGTGGCCTTTGTTGAGTATGATAAGTCTAGCTTGACCGCAAACTTCAAGCCCTCCGCCGATGAGATCAAGGCCTACTTGGCCAGTCCTGAGGGAAAGGCGGCCTCGGAAGCTTATTTTGCGAAGAATAAAGCCACTTTTTTCGTTCCAGAACAGGTGCGAGCGCAGCACATTCTCATCAAAGCCACGCCTGGCGATAAAACGAGCGAAGAAGAATCGCTCAAAAAGATCAAAGATATTGCTGAGCGATCGACCAAGGAGGATTTTGGAAAATTGGCTCAAGAATTGAGTCAGGACGAAGGCAGCAAGGTTAAACAAGGAGATCTTGACTATTTTGGACGTGGTCACATGGTCAAAGAATTTGAAACCGCTGCTTTTGCATTGAAGGCGGGAGAGATTTCTCCACCGGTGAAAACTCCTTTTGGATATCATCTGATTAAAGTCAATGATCACCGCAAAGGTGGAGAAAAAGCCTTTGAAGAGGTTGCTGAGAATATTGCGGGAATACTTCTAACGGAAC from Bdellovibrionales bacterium harbors:
- the mreC gene encoding rod shape-determining protein MreC, with product MNFFSIDLRKFLLILGIVGFPLLITNLQRESTDEVPWYARPFTFVAGVVQNTFSSFSSGIRGTTAMYINLIDVKTKNRVLLDENAELRAQLGALTELKMENQRLVDLLSFKKETKMDLLAAKVVGRDLLADHQSVTINRGTHHGIKKNMAAITTGGVVGYVLRSEAFTSQILLLIDRYGIIDAIVQRSRARGIVEGRGPDSCKLRYLNRSDDVQVGDLVVTSGLDNIFPKGFPVGVVTGVSKSRYGMTQDIDLKPAINPSILEEMFIVINSMNEDFSPKSDEEFGPNDEKEKDKEKAGNTKIEKKRAN
- a CDS encoding SurA N-terminal domain-containing protein → MKNLLDKLRHPGRTKSIVAYILFGAIIVVFVFFFQSGPLRDMGGGGSAAIVNDQVIPLSDFRMRVQRQEEQLKMRMDGLPDSQRQLFSDAIRRRAMDDLVMAEVLAQSAHQFGFSASDSEVRDRILEIPQFQVEGRFRRDRYEDLLKANHLNTREFEEKIRKDVMSQKVQVSFSRALYPTLDELEKEKRLRELQLNVAFVEYDKSSLTANFKPSADEIKAYLASPEGKAASEAYFAKNKATFFVPEQVRAQHILIKATPGDKTSEEESLKKIKDIAERSTKEDFGKLAQELSQDEGSKVKQGDLDYFGRGHMVKEFETAAFALKAGEISPPVKTPFGYHLIKVNDHRKGGEKAFEEVAENIAGILLTEQQFAKANLKLEELTKDRGEKALSAFLKPLKVEWQETGDFALGLPQIPRIGDKEKIVTAALSLENPGAIYPEVLQVSGKYYIIKLKSKKVKRDENADKLSYADEARYIAARKTGGVFEDWLSSRRELFKISTNSKLFKEETQ